A stretch of the Malus sylvestris chromosome 10, drMalSylv7.2, whole genome shotgun sequence genome encodes the following:
- the LOC126586400 gene encoding histidine--tRNA ligase, cytoplasmic-like isoform X2 translates to MAKVPVITVGGKGSSLSSSSVYAIAEGLAKLRIDSSVLNRFASSSSPLNAHNLVSFLPSLLTVVESRASLVVLLSKLLSLAGSPNIRSDLPVRIARTLNSPGLELGSLDLTEEEALALEELKLSSAVCAICALLDHQSATLSTFSDAVAAISCEALKADITAFNSMDSGDGYASKEVIAVASDLKVLLNGSKLVGKLKIGAVSGIPQIHAKLREQVKSVHSTTRTVLNSGGEVGSPWTVGTALLSVALALYHLGDRSLSRAKMIVDEVGSEDLRSSLVALFEKKCPSSESLRSGYNLVSQLGSEAEENYDKFACEVNALMGIVWKIVTWEALMAFVALEGAELNKSEGSEVNGGGNMKVDKKSEKKKKKVVLGKGTGVVVQLIKDRLQGKGGNAVDSLGLLVNWADEFLLFFDLKNPEFDCFLSKVKEIVESNESRRLPKIAKGGELLSLRYDLTVPFARYVAMNGITSYKRYQIAKVYRRDNPSKGRYREFYQCDFDIAGQFEKMGPDFEVIKILTELLDELNIGDYEIKLNHRKLLDGMFEICGVPPEKFRTICSSIDKLDKQSFEQIKNEMVEEKGLSVETADKIGAFVKERGHPLELLSKLKQEGSKFLENSLSVDALNDLAILFNALEKSKCIGKVAFDLSLARGLDYYTGVIFEAVFKGGAQVGSIASGGRYDNLIGMFGTKQVPAVGVSLGIERVFNIMEQLNKDQNQRTRATKTEVLVSIFGDDLGRAAELSSELWAEKVNAEFLVNKRGTKHFDRAKESRIPWMIIEGERERNDKTLRLKDMEAAEEITISRDRIVEEVQKRLGSS, encoded by the exons ATGGCGAAGGTGCCAGTGATAACAGTAGGAGGTAAGGGCTCGTCTCTGTCGTCCTCATCCGTCTACGCCATAGCCGAAGGCCTCGCTAAGCTTCGCATCGACTCGTCGGTGCTCAATCGGTTCGCCTCCTCCTCGTCGCCTCTCAACGCCCACAACCTCGTCTCTTTCCTCCCCTCTCTCCTAACGGTTGTAGAATCCAGAGCCTCCCTCGTCGTCCTTCTCAGCAAGCTCCTCTCTCTCGCCGGTTCCCCCAACATCCGTAGTGATCTTCCTGTTCGAATCGCCAGAACCCTCAATTCCCCAGGCTTGGAGCTCGGATCGCTCGATTTGACCGAAGAGGAGGCTCTTGCGTTGGAGGAACTCAAGTTATCCTCTGCTGTGTGTGCGATATGTGCGCTTCTGGACCACCAGTCCGCCACTTTGTCTACTTTTTCCGATGCAGTGGCGGCGATTTCTTGCGAGGCTTTGAAGGCCGACATAACGGCATTTAATTCGATGGATTCAGGGGATGGGTATGCCTCGAAGGAGGTGATTGCGGTGGCCAGTGATTTGAAGGTGTTGCTCAATGGGTCTAAGTTAGTGGGTAAGCTTAAAATTGGAGCGGTGTCGGGAATCCCCCAAATTCACGCGAAATTGAGAGAGCAAGTGAAATCTGTGCACTCCACGACTCGAACGGTGCTGAATTCTGGCGGGGAGGTAGGTAGTCCCTGGACAGTGGGGACCGCATTGTTGTCAGTGGCTTTGGCGCTTTATCACTTGGGTGACCGTAGTTTGTCCCGTGCGAAGATGATTGTGGATGAGGTGGGGAGTGAGGATTTGAGGTCAAGTTTGGTCGCATTGTTTGAGAAGAAATGCCCAAGTAGCGAAAGCTTGAGAAGTGGGTACAACTTGGTTTCCCAATTGGGTTCCGAGGCGGAAGAGAATTATGATAAGTTTGCTTGCGAAGTGAATGCGTTGATGGGAATTGTGTGGAAGATTGTGACTTGGGAGGCATTAATGGCATTTGTGGCGCTTGAGGGAGCGGAGTTGAACAAGAGTGAAGGTAGTGAAGTGAATGGAGGAGGGAATATGAAAGTGGACAAGAAGagtgagaagaagaagaagaaggtagtTTTGGGTAAAGGGACTGGTGTTGTAGTACAGTTGATTAAAGATAGGTTGCAGGGCAAGGGAGGAAATGCTGTTGATAGTTTGGGGTTGTTGGTAAATTGGGCGGACgagtttttattgttttttgacCTCAAGAACCCggaatttgattgttttttgaGCAAAGTGAAGGAGATAGTGGAAAGCAATGAGAGTAGAAGACTCCCAAAGATTGCAAAG GGAGGAGAGCTTTTATCACTACGATATGATCTAACCGTTCCATTTGCTAGATATGTAGCTATGAATGGTATCACATCTTACAAAAGATACCAAATAGCAAAGGTCTACAGAAGAGACAATCCGTCCAAAGGACGATATCGTGAATTTTACCAATGCGACTTTGATATTGCTGGCCAATTTGAAAAAATGGGTCCAGATTTTGAAGTTATTAAGATTTTGACAGAACTTCTTGATGAGCTGAACATTGGAGATTATGAG ATTAAATTGAATCACAGAAAGTTGCTggatggaatgtttgaaatcTGTGGAGTGCCTCCTGAAAAATTCAGAACTATTTGTTCAAGTATTGACAAGTTAGACAAGCAGTCTTTTGAGCAGATAAAAAACGAAATG gTGGAAGAGAAGGGCTTAAGTGTTGAGACAGCAGACAAAATTGGTGCTTTTGTAAAAGAGCGTGGACATCCTTTGGAACTGTTAAGTAAGCTTAAACAGGAGGGCAGCAAGTTCTTAGAAAACAGTTTATCGGTAGATGCATTGAATGACCTGGCAATCTTATTCAATGCTTTGGAAAAATCAAAGTGCATAGGAAAAGTGGCTTTTGACTTAAGTCTTGCAAGGGGTCTCGATTATTATACTGGAGTAATATTTGAAGCTGTTTTTAAGGGGGGTGCCCAG GTTGGTTCAATTGCATCTGGTGGACGCTATGACAACCTTATAGGGATGTTTGGTACAAAGCAGGTTCCAGCTGTTGGTGTCAGCCTTGGAATTGAACGAGTATTTAATATAATGGAGCAGCTTAACAAAGACCAAAATCAG AGAACACGAGCAACGAAGACTGAAGTCCTAGTGAGTATATTTGGGGATGATTTAGGACGAGCAGCAGAGCTATCAAGCGAGTTGTGGGCTGAAAAAGTGAATGCAGAATTCTTGGTCAATAAAAGAGGGACGAAACACTTTGATCGAGCAAAGGAATCTAGGATCCCTTGGATGATAATTGAGGGTGAACGGGAGCGGAATGATAAGACTCTGAGATTGAAAGACATGGAGGCTGCCGAGGAGATCACAATTTCTAGGGATAGAATTGTGGAAGAAGTTCAAAAACGGCTGGGTTCATCATAA
- the LOC126586400 gene encoding histidine--tRNA ligase, cytoplasmic-like isoform X1, translating to MAKVPVITVGGKGSSLSSSSVYAIAEGLAKLRIDSSVLNRFASSSSPLNAHNLVSFLPSLLTVVESRASLVVLLSKLLSLAGSPNIRSDLPVRIARTLNSPGLELGSLDLTEEEALALEELKLSSAVCAICALLDHQSATLSTFSDAVAAISCEALKADITAFNSMDSGDGYASKEVIAVASDLKVLLNGSKLVGKLKIGAVSGIPQIHAKLREQVKSVHSTTRTVLNSGGEVGSPWTVGTALLSVALALYHLGDRSLSRAKMIVDEVGSEDLRSSLVALFEKKCPSSESLRSGYNLVSQLGSEAEENYDKFACEVNALMGIVWKIVTWEALMAFVALEGAELNKSEGSEVNGGGNMKVDKKSEKKKKKVVLGKGTGVVVQLIKDRLQGKGGNAVDSLGLLVNWADEFLLFFDLKNPEFDCFLSKVKEIVESNESRRLPKIAKGTRDFSKEQMAVREKAFSIIVGVFQRHGATALDTPVFELRETLMGKYGEDSKLIYDLADQGGELLSLRYDLTVPFARYVAMNGITSYKRYQIAKVYRRDNPSKGRYREFYQCDFDIAGQFEKMGPDFEVIKILTELLDELNIGDYEIKLNHRKLLDGMFEICGVPPEKFRTICSSIDKLDKQSFEQIKNEMVEEKGLSVETADKIGAFVKERGHPLELLSKLKQEGSKFLENSLSVDALNDLAILFNALEKSKCIGKVAFDLSLARGLDYYTGVIFEAVFKGGAQVGSIASGGRYDNLIGMFGTKQVPAVGVSLGIERVFNIMEQLNKDQNQRTRATKTEVLVSIFGDDLGRAAELSSELWAEKVNAEFLVNKRGTKHFDRAKESRIPWMIIEGERERNDKTLRLKDMEAAEEITISRDRIVEEVQKRLGSS from the exons ATGGCGAAGGTGCCAGTGATAACAGTAGGAGGTAAGGGCTCGTCTCTGTCGTCCTCATCCGTCTACGCCATAGCCGAAGGCCTCGCTAAGCTTCGCATCGACTCGTCGGTGCTCAATCGGTTCGCCTCCTCCTCGTCGCCTCTCAACGCCCACAACCTCGTCTCTTTCCTCCCCTCTCTCCTAACGGTTGTAGAATCCAGAGCCTCCCTCGTCGTCCTTCTCAGCAAGCTCCTCTCTCTCGCCGGTTCCCCCAACATCCGTAGTGATCTTCCTGTTCGAATCGCCAGAACCCTCAATTCCCCAGGCTTGGAGCTCGGATCGCTCGATTTGACCGAAGAGGAGGCTCTTGCGTTGGAGGAACTCAAGTTATCCTCTGCTGTGTGTGCGATATGTGCGCTTCTGGACCACCAGTCCGCCACTTTGTCTACTTTTTCCGATGCAGTGGCGGCGATTTCTTGCGAGGCTTTGAAGGCCGACATAACGGCATTTAATTCGATGGATTCAGGGGATGGGTATGCCTCGAAGGAGGTGATTGCGGTGGCCAGTGATTTGAAGGTGTTGCTCAATGGGTCTAAGTTAGTGGGTAAGCTTAAAATTGGAGCGGTGTCGGGAATCCCCCAAATTCACGCGAAATTGAGAGAGCAAGTGAAATCTGTGCACTCCACGACTCGAACGGTGCTGAATTCTGGCGGGGAGGTAGGTAGTCCCTGGACAGTGGGGACCGCATTGTTGTCAGTGGCTTTGGCGCTTTATCACTTGGGTGACCGTAGTTTGTCCCGTGCGAAGATGATTGTGGATGAGGTGGGGAGTGAGGATTTGAGGTCAAGTTTGGTCGCATTGTTTGAGAAGAAATGCCCAAGTAGCGAAAGCTTGAGAAGTGGGTACAACTTGGTTTCCCAATTGGGTTCCGAGGCGGAAGAGAATTATGATAAGTTTGCTTGCGAAGTGAATGCGTTGATGGGAATTGTGTGGAAGATTGTGACTTGGGAGGCATTAATGGCATTTGTGGCGCTTGAGGGAGCGGAGTTGAACAAGAGTGAAGGTAGTGAAGTGAATGGAGGAGGGAATATGAAAGTGGACAAGAAGagtgagaagaagaagaagaaggtagtTTTGGGTAAAGGGACTGGTGTTGTAGTACAGTTGATTAAAGATAGGTTGCAGGGCAAGGGAGGAAATGCTGTTGATAGTTTGGGGTTGTTGGTAAATTGGGCGGACgagtttttattgttttttgacCTCAAGAACCCggaatttgattgttttttgaGCAAAGTGAAGGAGATAGTGGAAAGCAATGAGAGTAGAAGACTCCCAAAGATTGCAAAG GGTACTCGTGACTTCTCTAAAGAACAAATGGCAGTAAGAGAGAAAGCATTCTCAATAATTGTAGGGGTCTTTCAGAGGCATGGTGCCACAGCCCTTGACACTCCAGTTTTTGAATTGAGAGAAACCCTGATGGGGAAATATGGGGAAGATTCGAAATTGATTTATGATCTTGCTGACCAG GGAGGAGAGCTTTTATCACTACGATATGATCTAACCGTTCCATTTGCTAGATATGTAGCTATGAATGGTATCACATCTTACAAAAGATACCAAATAGCAAAGGTCTACAGAAGAGACAATCCGTCCAAAGGACGATATCGTGAATTTTACCAATGCGACTTTGATATTGCTGGCCAATTTGAAAAAATGGGTCCAGATTTTGAAGTTATTAAGATTTTGACAGAACTTCTTGATGAGCTGAACATTGGAGATTATGAG ATTAAATTGAATCACAGAAAGTTGCTggatggaatgtttgaaatcTGTGGAGTGCCTCCTGAAAAATTCAGAACTATTTGTTCAAGTATTGACAAGTTAGACAAGCAGTCTTTTGAGCAGATAAAAAACGAAATG gTGGAAGAGAAGGGCTTAAGTGTTGAGACAGCAGACAAAATTGGTGCTTTTGTAAAAGAGCGTGGACATCCTTTGGAACTGTTAAGTAAGCTTAAACAGGAGGGCAGCAAGTTCTTAGAAAACAGTTTATCGGTAGATGCATTGAATGACCTGGCAATCTTATTCAATGCTTTGGAAAAATCAAAGTGCATAGGAAAAGTGGCTTTTGACTTAAGTCTTGCAAGGGGTCTCGATTATTATACTGGAGTAATATTTGAAGCTGTTTTTAAGGGGGGTGCCCAG GTTGGTTCAATTGCATCTGGTGGACGCTATGACAACCTTATAGGGATGTTTGGTACAAAGCAGGTTCCAGCTGTTGGTGTCAGCCTTGGAATTGAACGAGTATTTAATATAATGGAGCAGCTTAACAAAGACCAAAATCAG AGAACACGAGCAACGAAGACTGAAGTCCTAGTGAGTATATTTGGGGATGATTTAGGACGAGCAGCAGAGCTATCAAGCGAGTTGTGGGCTGAAAAAGTGAATGCAGAATTCTTGGTCAATAAAAGAGGGACGAAACACTTTGATCGAGCAAAGGAATCTAGGATCCCTTGGATGATAATTGAGGGTGAACGGGAGCGGAATGATAAGACTCTGAGATTGAAAGACATGGAGGCTGCCGAGGAGATCACAATTTCTAGGGATAGAATTGTGGAAGAAGTTCAAAAACGGCTGGGTTCATCATAA